One segment of Panicum virgatum strain AP13 chromosome 3K, P.virgatum_v5, whole genome shotgun sequence DNA contains the following:
- the LOC120699172 gene encoding auxin response factor 14-like, with product MGIDLNAVEEDEPAGAAVCGELWHACAGAGVALPRRGSAVVYLPQAHLAEGGRGDGVEVPAGAAARVPPHVACRVVDVELRADAATDEVYARLALVAEGKMFDQNTRDGETEEKNCEMEDGDGQKKLRTPHMFCKTLTTSDTSTHGGFSVPRRAAEDCFPPLDYEQLRPSQELIAKDLHGMKWRFRHIYRGQPRRHLLTTGWSSFINKKKLVSGDAVLFLRGSDGELRLGVRRAVQLKNEALLEAVNSTDSKLRTLSAVASSLDNRSIFHISFNPRTGASEFIVPYCKFLKSLNCPFSIGMKFKVGSENEDANQRSCGLISGISEVDSIGWPGSKWRCLQVKWDGDTNCSHQNRVSPWEIERVGSSISVPHCLSSSVSKRPKFYFTQGDLYAPILDGNGRPDSMETECFHRVLQGQELVRSRTHGAACSHSSDIPKCQGSCERRFSDDLWNCKMNDAMSGLRQRNATGFAYQPLGFSESVRFPEVLQGQEMSRVVPSFLGAAFGTRTQNGRIGSFDVQRSAGTQGYPLQQFNLLAREARSPSSVPMVNQTMLLQPEVEGMANLEEANGSRYAPIATQREDETWPSAQQQRASENGSELFNTTEASAYAAAAKSGLADKGVRRSSCRLFGFSLTDEILGAEDDGVKENYEAAPQTPRVLDLFGHSQSTPSALPLHAPCAAPLGI from the exons ATGGGGATCGATCtcaacgccgtggaggaggacgagccgGCGGGGGCAGCGGTGTGCGGGGAGCTGTGGCACGCGTGCGCGGGGGCGGGGGTGGCGCTGCCGCGGCGGGGCAGCGCCGTCGTGTACCTGCCGCAGGCGCACCTCGCggagggcggccgcggcgacggcgtggagGTGCCGGCCGGTGCCGCGGCGCGCGTGCCGCCGCATGTGGCGTGCCGCGTCGTCGACGTCGAGCTACGC GCGGATGCGGCGACGGATGAGGTGTATGCGCGGCTCGCGCTGGTTGCGGAGGGCAAG ATGTTTGACCAAAATACTCGTGATGGTGAAACTGAAGAGAAGAACTGTGAGATGGAGGATGGTGATGGACAAAAGAAGCTACGAACACCGCACATGTTCTGCAAGACACTCACAACTTCGGATACAAGCACACATGGAGGGTTTTCTGTTCCTCGGCGGGCTGCTGAGGATTGCTTTCCACCATTG GACTATGAGCAGCTTAGGCCATCTCAAGAGCTCATTGCCAAGGATTTACACGGCATGAAATGGAGGTTCCGACATATCTATAGAG GTCAACCACGTAGGCATCTTTTGACAACTGGATGGAGTTCATTTATCAATAAGAAGAAATTAGTCTCAGGGGACGCAGTCTTGTTTCTTAG AGGTAGTGATGGTGAGCTAAGATTGGGTGTGAGGAGAGCAGTTCAACTAAAAAATGAAGCTCTTCTTGAAGCTGTTAACAGTACTGATTCAAAGCTACGTACACTGTCTGCTGTGGCCAGTTCCTTGGATAACAGAAGTATATTTCACATTTCTTTCAACCCAAG GACTGGTGCTTCAGAATTTATTGTGCCGTATTGCAAATTCTTGAAGAGCTTGAACTGTCCCTTTTCGATTGGGATGAAGTTTAAAGTTGGCAGTGAGAATGAAGATGCTAACCAGAG GTCTTGTGGATTGATCTCAGGTATCAGCGAAGTTGATTCCATAGGCTGGCCTGGATCAAAATGGAGATGTCTCCAG GTTAAATGGGATGGTGATACTAACTGCAGCCACCAGAATAGAGTATCTCCATGGGAGATCGAGAGAGTTGGCAGCTCAATTTCAGTTCCCCATTGTCTTTCATCATCTGTATCAAAGCGACCAAAATTTTACTTTACTCAAGGTGATTTGTACGCTCCTATTCTAG ATGGAAATGGTCGTCCCGACTCCATGGAAACTGAATGTTTCCATCGGGTCTTGCAAGGTCAAGAATTGGTGCGCTCCAGGACTCACGGTGCTGCATGCTCTCATTCATCAGATATCCCCAAATGTCAAGGCTCGTGTGAAAGGAGATTCTCTGATGATTTGTGGAACTGCAAGATGAATGATGCAATGAGTGGGCTCCGGCAGCGAAATGCCACTGGGTTTGCTTACCAGCCCCTAGGCTTCAGTGAATCTGTTAGATTCCCAGAGGTCTTGCAAGGTCAAGAAATGTCTCGGGTGGTTCCTTCTTTCCTTGGAGCTGCTTTCGGTACTCGCACACAGAATGGCAGAATTGGCTCGTTTGATGTGCAGAGATCAGCTGGAACTCAAGGATATCCGCTCCAGCAGTTTAATCTGCTAGCAAGAGAAGCGCGTTCACCCTCTTCTGTTCCTATGGTTAACCAAACCATGTTGCTACAGCCTGAGGTAGAAGGTATGGCCAACCTTGAAGAAGCAAATGGCAGCCGATACGCCCCCATCGCAACACAGAGAGAAGATGAAACCTGGCCATCTGCGCAGCAGCAAAGGGCTAGTGAAAATGGAAGCGAGCTTTTCAACACAACTGAAGCCTCAGcttatgctgctgctgctaaatCTGGATTAGCTGATAAGGGAGTTAGGCGAAGCAGCTGCAGGCTTTTTGGTTTCTCCTTGACCGACGAGATCCTGGGAGCAGAGGACGATGGTGTGAAGGAAAACTACGAAGCGGCTCCGCAAACTCCCCGCGTTCTGGACTTGTTTGGACACAGCCAATCTACACCCAGTGCTCTGCCTCTGCATGCTCCGTGTGCTGCTCCCTTGGGAATTTGA